From the genome of Plectropomus leopardus isolate mb chromosome 9, YSFRI_Pleo_2.0, whole genome shotgun sequence:
CTTCAAAGCCATACATGATTGTATTTCTTACCTatagacacaaaaaatatgcttttcGCAGAATTTGCTTATCAGaaacaaatttgcaaaatttgtGTCAACAGCAAAGTTGAACTAACTGCAGCGAGACACTTACCTCCACTAGTTTCTGGCTGGTGTTATTTCCAAAACATAAGAAATCTTAAAACTTCATAATAAGTCACGTggaaaaagaagggaaaataTGTCCTCAAGGAGTGTGTGATGCCTCCACAGGAACTGTgaactgtgaaaaaaagcagtatggtgtgtgtttgtgtactgaCAGAGGGGGCCAGAGCTCCTTTCTGGGGGGTGGGGGCTAATTTTAGGCCACAGATGGGCTGACTAAACTTCCATTCTTGGAGAGTCAAGGCTCAGGTTTATAATTAGAAAGGTGATAGGAGAGTGACACTCACTCTGTGATTGGGTAGTGTGTCctgaataaaaatgaactggGAAAATGGCACAGTGCACAGAGAAGCATCCCCACGTTTTGATTCAGCTGTAACGCagccaaaaactgcactgtTGGGTTTCCCTTTGTGACAATAAAGGATAAATAACCACTGAGAAAGGCCGTTAGTTCGCCTGCATGTGCCCTGCTATCACCCTGCTATCACCCTGCTTTCCTGATTCACACCGAGGCAGCCATTTCAGTGAGTGTCAGCTGCGTGACTGTCAGAGGCTTCAGAGGAGCTGCCAGTCAGCTGTTGGTCTGCCAAACCCACCCATGACTTCAGACTGTCCCATGTTTAGCAGGGAGGCTGTGACACACCACATTCTTTCAGCAGATGGCACAAGAGTCCAGATTCCTGGCATAGTACGAATGCATGaagaaaatttatttatttatatgagcACAAAGACTTGGAACAATTAAGAGTGGAAAATAAGACATAAGACATGGGccaaaactttgcaagaaagtaaaaagttacaagaatattatctgaaaataattttcagagccttttcttgtcaccttttactaatttcttgccaaacGTTTTTAgcaaagttgcttattgcccccccccccccccccacccatgtctttgaagaaaatgaaaccaatttgccTAGTTTTCATAGGGTTATATAGCTTATGAAAGTTGGCTGAacgcaacaaaataaaacaatgtcgATCccagtttcagagggttaatgcaAACTTCCTGCATCCTGacctgagaaaaataaaaccattggTCATCACAGtgcaataaaattatttttttttctaatcattGATGCGCTGTGTAGGAAATGCACTTAACATTTATACTAATGCAGTTATTACAGATTTAATGTCATGAATTGAATGtacatgttttcagaaaatataGATGAAATTGGAGCAGAGCTCCTTTTAAAATATCTATTTCTGgatacattttcataaattgCAAGATATATCACCTATAACCAATGCACTGATGTTATTATATGTGATATTGTGTCAAGAAGGTTATTACGTGGTGATATAATGGAAGAATGGGCTCTGATGGCACAGCGGTTGGCTTATACCGCCCTCTAACCGATAATAAtaggaaaaaaagtacaatgctattaaaatgcttttaatgaCAACTTTAaaccttttgtttaaaaaaaatatgtagagCTTATTTATTGTTCCACGTTTTGCTATATTGCACCTTTTTTATATTGTCTTTGATTTTATATCAGAAATACTATACTGACTCTGGGGGGAATTGTAATTTATTACAGTTGCTCTAATGTAAGCATAAAGAATTGAGAAgcagaaataagaaatataaaaataagaaataattcaaaatataaagttaaatcaaagaagaaataaaacatgtgcataaataaaaatataaaataaaaatatgtgcattatgcttcattttcataatatatggaaaaattaaaataggcTATATttaatatgctgagtatgtaaagtgtgtaaaaagatggaaacataaataatatgtgcattatgcCCATTGtacaaacactaaataaatatatatatatatatatgtaatatatatgtatatgtatatgtatgtatgtatatatatatatatatatatatatatatatatatataatatatatatatataattatatatatatatatatatatatatatataatatatatataatattagaaataagaaaataagaataacaaaatatatacatgcatatatgATAACTGTGCATCagtactgaaagtaaaagtagaagaaaatgcTTATAATAAAGAAGCAACTGGGtagaattttgagaatttgaAGTTTATTTCCTTGTTATATACATCACCTTAAAAATGgcacttaaaattaaatttaaaagattttgaagaacaaaattcagtttttccatGCCTCCCATTCATTCATTAGTCTGTCCATCCTTTTCTCCATTCCTAATTCTTCCCGTTTTGGAGTAACTAAAATACTTAGGCAAAATGtactggagtaaaagtatacattatCATGGAAATATAatagacaaaaatgaaaagttagAACAAAGTGTTATGTTACGTGACATCACTGGGTTTAAAtatggtaaataaaaaatatgttatcttttaaatatacgtaaataaatgaattacagtggattaaataaaatacatgcgCTCCCTCCACTTAAATGTGTCGACCAGCAGGTGTCGCTGGTAGTTCACTGATGGCAGGAAGTGCAGCTGTAGTAAACACTAAAAGAAGAGGGcgtataatacatccatgattaaCGTCGAGGTAAACAGTTTGGAGGGAAAACTGTGTCAAGTTAAACTCGGTTCATCTTTCACTCTCAAAGTGTTGCTCAACTTTTGGTTTCGATACCAACTCAGAAAACTGGACGCTGTTTCATTTTCAAGTTACGTCACTAAGTACACGATGTTTTATCGTGTTAAAACGGATCCAAACTGTGATCACGCGTGatttgttttctataaaaaatggCGGCGGAGGAGGAAGAAGCCCTAAAAAATTACTGCAGAAGAATGATATCTCGtgcccaaaacaaacagcagcatctCCAGTCctcagaggaggacaggaggagacagacatACAGAGGAGCCAGAAGGAGGACCGACCGTGAGAGACACGTTAAAGCCGGGGATGAGTTAAGAGATGACGGAGACAGTACTGTCCCTCTCCCAGACTACACACCACGAGACCACCAGACCCCCCCGTGTCTCACACGTCAAGGTCCTGAAGTCCAGCCTGTCCCCCTTCAACTCCTCTCAATGCTGAGGCTGAAAACTCTCAACGAGGACATGAGACGGGTCAGGTGACGCTCTGTGTGACTCATTGCTACCAGGGGGgctgtaagggactgttcttaatttatcagaggagggcgGTGGTGGGGGTGTGgtttctttcttacttttttattttttactctcaCCAAGCTACACATATTTCTCAGGCCTCCCCGGGTGATTTTGGGAAAGCGCATGACCCTCCTCCCACcataaattagttatttgatcataaaaaaaaatcttttatgtTTGAAAGTTAACCCagcttgttttcttgtcaccttttacaaatatcttgcaatttgctcattgcctttcccagTGTTTTGGGGgagaattaaacctttttgctcaggtttcaaaggtttaaatactcgtgaatggtgtctgaatgtaacacaagaaaaacacgtccattcaggtttcagagggttaaacctGTGAACCCTAAGCAAACTGGTGctatatctttcaaaaacatggttaaaaaaaaggcaatgagcaatttagttagacatatttcacaaattgcaagaaatgagccgagttagaaaattatttaaaaataaaataggggAACATGtccagggaaaaaagaaaaaacctaaagaaaaacaaaatatttatagctaattctaattatcataattacacatttaaagttatgttacatttttaaaacacccTTTTTAAgtcatgtccttttttgatttttttaagtaatttttttttaatattaattttcaggtaatgttcttggaccaatttattgcatatttttgggtaatttcctcgtttattgctcattgccttcttcacatgtttttaaaagaaatcaagcaaatttgctcaggttttaaagagttaaaggtTAATACAAAATCCTGGAATTTAAAAGGATTATTTCATATactgtagactgtatataaaaatgaacatcGTGACCACTGTCCCAAAGTTAGGCGCAAACATCTCAATCGCCCCCGTGGCTGACTGCATTACAGGACATTAAGCCCAGTCCTTCATGTtggtgaatgggacataggccaaactcaAAACTCCAAGTACacgcaaaattattttttctcaaaggTGGTTTCTGTCAGGTGCTGATCATCAGTCTGATGTGAAAGGTTTTCTGGTATGTtgggttttaatgagttatttaattctacaaaaaggggatttttccGCCATAATTGATAGTTGTGTATGCCAATCCGTGAGCTAGCGTTCAACAATGCTGCCTACGATTGGTCAGACGGGTATTTTGTCTTCACCACGGATATTTTTACTGCAACGACCCCGGCTCCGAATGACGTCACAAGTGCAGGATGGCAGCGGccatatctgggatattttggcttcatttagGCATAAGAGGGGTAAGTGAGGAcgcgtcgtccatctttatatacagtctacgttTTTTCATGCTTTCATAGTATCGTTAGCTAGTGTAGgaagtttatttttggcaaaattttaaaCAAGACATGTAGAAtgaagtgattttgatgaaatagcTAATGTGATATGCTATTTCTGACGGAAGCGTTTGCTCCACAAAATGTGTtgtgaaaatccaatgaaatttctgtttttacagtttctagctATGAAGAAGGTGTCATTTTGATGATTGTAAAGAAaccatgccttccaaacctagttttctgtaaaataattacaaaatacagccatttaaagttgtttacCCCTCCCCTAAGTATAAACAAAcaattcctaatcaagacagaaaaaaatgctaaatttctCTTAAtctaaaggcatgttttctttaaaaaaacggcagtaaaataatacaaaatacagctattTAACATCGTATGCCCCACTctcagccaaaataaaaaaacaccagtacctctgaagtgcttaaaaaaatggacATGCCATCTCATAAATACTGAACAGTCCCTAATCGTGATAGAAAAACCACACATTTTCTCCacttgatgtgtttgtgttgtctgttaGGCTGCAGAGGTGGAGCTCCATGATCCTGCTGTCTGCAGTGAGTGTGTGGAGGAAAAGGCTTCTCTGGCCTTGAGAAGTTTTATCAGGAGGAAGACACAACTGCAGTTCCCAACGCTGAAGGGCAGACTAAATACACACTTGAGCTGTGGAGTAAGTGACATTGTCAAACTCTTACAAGCCTTAAGTTCTCCAACTGCCAACAAATATTTGCATCAATTCAGCAGATCAGATTAATTATTCACAGGATTAAAAGAATAATGTCTCTGTTGCAGGAGTGTGCACAGTGGGGGAGTTTATGCAAAAGCGCTCCGATGCCCCTCACTGGATTTGGGAGGAACTACTTGGTGGAAATGTGCGGGTCACAGCAACCTGGGGTTGCCTTAGCAACGACTAAGGAACGTGGAGTTACCCTGGCAACAGATGAAATGAGGGGTTACCCTGACAAAAACGCTACAGGAACTCATTTAGCAAGACCTCGCTGTCCTTTTTCAGACAGATAGCTGCAGACATGATGGGCACAGTATTAATACAGCGAAAGGGACAATGTTGTGGCGGAGTCAAACATATTCCTATCTCTTTATTTTGACGCACAGACTAAACCCACCCATTTGCCCCATTAAACACTAATCCATATGCTGATGGTG
Proteins encoded in this window:
- the LOC121948526 gene encoding uncharacterized protein LOC121948526 gives rise to the protein MAAEEEEALKNYCRRMISRAQNKQQHLQSSEEDRRRQTYRGARRRTDRERHVKAGDELRDDGDSTVPLPDYTPRDHQTPPCLTRQGPEVQPVPLQLLSMLRLKTLNEDMRRAAEVELHDPAVCSECVEEKASLALRSFIRRKTQLQFPTLKGRLNTHLSCGECAQWGSLCKSAPMPLTGFGRNYLVEMCGSQQPGVALATTKERGVTLATDEMRGYPDKNATGTHLARPRCPFSDR